Proteins encoded in a region of the Polycladomyces subterraneus genome:
- a CDS encoding acyl-CoA dehydrogenase family protein has protein sequence MFDFSYSEDQLSVKKLVRKFVDREIMPNIEKWDEEQYFETSIIDKLADLGLMGVCIPEKYGGQGMDYITLAIVCSELERGDTAFRTLVSVHTALNSMTLLQWGDEFQKEKY, from the coding sequence ATGTTTGACTTCTCTTATTCGGAAGACCAACTGTCTGTTAAGAAGCTGGTACGTAAATTCGTGGATCGGGAAATCATGCCAAACATCGAAAAGTGGGATGAAGAGCAATACTTTGAAACCAGCATCATCGATAAACTAGCCGATCTCGGACTCATGGGTGTCTGCATCCCGGAAAAGTACGGTGGCCAAGGCATGGACTACATCACCTTGGCTATCGTCTGTTCCGAACTGGAGCGCGGAGACACCGCCTTCCGAACGCTCGTCTCCGTTCACACGGCGCTGAACAGCATGACGCTGTTGCAATGGGGAGACGAATTTCAAAAAGAAAAGTAT
- a CDS encoding CoA transferase subunit A translates to MPAIRQSAEEAVRRIRSGSTLMVGGFGLAGVPLRLIDALERTEVRDLTVISNNIGTPGQGLGKLLNAGHIKKVIGTYFTTNPDVGEAYHAGRIEVELIPQGTFCEAIRAGGSGIPAFYTPTAAGTELAEGKEVRFFDGKPYVLERALRGDVSLIKAHKADELGNLIYYKTARNFNPLMAMASDLTIAEVDEIVPVGSLDPEAIVTPHVFVDILVTE, encoded by the coding sequence GTGCCAGCCATCCGACAATCTGCCGAGGAGGCCGTTCGCCGTATCCGCTCCGGGTCTACCTTGATGGTGGGCGGATTCGGCTTGGCCGGCGTCCCTCTACGGCTGATCGATGCCTTGGAGCGGACGGAGGTCCGGGATCTGACCGTGATCAGCAACAACATCGGTACCCCCGGGCAGGGTTTGGGGAAATTGTTGAATGCGGGACATATCAAAAAGGTCATCGGGACCTATTTCACCACCAATCCGGATGTCGGGGAGGCATACCATGCCGGGAGGATCGAGGTGGAGTTGATCCCGCAAGGCACCTTTTGCGAAGCCATCCGGGCCGGGGGGAGTGGCATTCCTGCTTTCTACACACCGACGGCAGCCGGGACCGAGCTGGCTGAGGGGAAGGAGGTTCGGTTTTTCGACGGCAAGCCGTATGTTTTAGAGCGTGCGTTGCGCGGTGATGTTTCCCTGATTAAAGCTCACAAGGCGGATGAGTTGGGGAACCTGATTTATTACAAAACGGCCCGGAACTTTAATCCGTTGATGGCGATGGCTTCCGATTTGACCATCGCAGAAGTGGATGAAATTGTTCCCGTCGGGAGTCTGGACCCGGAGGCGATCGTTACCCCGCACGTGTTTGTCGACATTCTTGTCACGGAGTGA
- a CDS encoding enoyl-CoA hydratase/isomerase family protein, translated as MTEKKTILTEVVDGMGIITINRPEVRNALNSQVIREIREVLQGWRDNEQVQLVVFTGAGERSFAAGADIAQLNQRTFRDGLAGVLQGLFDEIEQYEKPTIAAVNGYALGGGCELAMACDLRIAQENAKFGLPELNLSIIPGAGGTQRLARLVGKGRAMDMILTGTVIDAREAERIGLVSRVVSQGHLMEEVRKVAEAILSKGPLAVRLAKMVVHTGFETDQRTGLILEKLAQSLLYTTEDMREGTAAFLEKRKPRFKGC; from the coding sequence ATGACGGAAAAGAAAACGATCCTGACGGAAGTAGTGGATGGTATGGGAATCATCACAATCAATCGCCCGGAAGTGCGGAATGCCTTGAACTCCCAGGTGATTCGGGAGATAAGGGAGGTTCTTCAAGGATGGCGGGACAACGAACAGGTTCAGTTGGTGGTGTTTACCGGGGCAGGGGAGCGGTCTTTTGCTGCCGGAGCGGATATCGCCCAACTGAACCAGCGAACCTTTCGAGACGGATTGGCTGGGGTCCTGCAGGGTTTGTTTGATGAGATCGAGCAGTACGAGAAACCGACCATCGCTGCAGTCAACGGTTATGCGTTGGGGGGAGGATGTGAGTTGGCCATGGCATGCGATCTGCGGATTGCGCAGGAGAATGCCAAGTTCGGCCTTCCAGAGCTCAATTTGTCCATTATCCCGGGAGCGGGCGGAACCCAACGGTTGGCCCGTCTGGTGGGAAAAGGACGGGCGATGGATATGATCTTGACGGGGACCGTGATCGATGCCCGGGAAGCGGAACGGATCGGCCTGGTATCCCGAGTGGTCAGCCAAGGGCACCTGATGGAGGAGGTGCGAAAAGTAGCCGAAGCGATTCTTTCCAAAGGTCCCTTGGCGGTCAGATTAGCCAAGATGGTGGTCCATACCGGCTTTGAAACGGATCAGCGAACGGGATTGATCCTTGAAAAGTTGGCCCAATCCCTCTTATACACAACGGAAGACATGCGGGAAGGCACGGCCGCGTTTCTGGAAAAACGAAAGCCTCGGTTCAAAGGCTGCTAA
- a CDS encoding 3-oxoacid CoA-transferase subunit B, translated as MNQRDRIRHCIARRAALELRDGDVVNLGIGIPTLVNDYIPPGVTIHLHTENGMLEVGPTPPPDQVDPLLVNASRQPISELPGASYFDSGLSFAMMRGGHLDTTIIGALQVSQAGDIASWAVPGKTVLGVGGAMDLVVGAKRVIVATTHQTKEGQPKILPECTLPLTARGEVDVLVTEHAVFHFNEGRMILVEIGDHLDLKELKSITPADYEIHPQLTVVDRWEGVH; from the coding sequence ATGAATCAGCGCGATCGGATTCGTCATTGCATCGCTCGCAGAGCAGCTCTGGAGCTCAGGGACGGGGATGTGGTCAACCTGGGGATCGGTATTCCCACTTTGGTCAATGACTATATCCCCCCCGGCGTCACCATCCATTTGCATACGGAAAACGGCATGCTGGAAGTGGGACCAACCCCGCCGCCGGACCAGGTCGATCCTCTGCTGGTCAATGCCAGCCGCCAACCAATATCGGAGCTCCCCGGCGCTTCTTATTTCGACAGCGGCCTCTCTTTTGCCATGATGCGCGGCGGACATTTGGACACCACCATCATCGGGGCCTTGCAGGTCAGCCAGGCGGGAGATATTGCCAGTTGGGCTGTTCCGGGAAAGACGGTCCTCGGGGTCGGGGGAGCCATGGATCTCGTGGTGGGGGCTAAACGGGTGATCGTCGCAACGACTCATCAAACCAAAGAAGGACAGCCAAAAATTCTTCCGGAATGCACCCTCCCCTTGACCGCTCGTGGCGAAGTGGACGTGTTGGTGACGGAACACGCGGTGTTTCACTTTAATGAGGGAAGGATGATTCTCGTAGAAATCGGGGATCACCTCGATTTGAAAGAATTGAAGTCCATCACCCCGGCGGATTATGAGATTCACCCACAACTTACCGTAGTGGATCGTTGGGAGGGAGTTCATTGA